CGAGAAAAGAGGCAACATCTTCGAGCTGAAACAGGCGGAATCGATGGAGGAGGGAATCGTCTTACTCAAGAACGATACAATCGATGTGGTGCTCCTGGAGCTGCAGCTTCCGGACAGCGAAGGCCTGTTCACGTTTTTGAAGGTCCACCATGCGGAACCGGATGTGCCGGTGGTGGTTCTTTCGAGCCTGGAAGACGATGAAACGGCGGTTCTGGCCGTTAAGGAGGGGGCTCAGGATTACCTGTACAAGGCGGTTGTTACTCCCGGTGTCCTTGTCAGGTCCGTTCGGCATGCGGTTGAAAGGAAGCGCGCCCGAGATCAATATAATCGATCTATGGAGGAGATAGAAGAGCTTCTGGATAAAAGAACGGAACAGCTTGTCTTGACCCAACAGAAGCTCGACAGGCTTGAGGAATCGCAGCGGCGGCTCTCCAGCGAGCTGGGAAAAGTGCTCTCCGAGGTCAGATCGATGAAGAAGGATTGAGACGGCACAGAGGTACGTATCGTATCCACGGATCAAAAACTCTTCCGGGATGCATCACGGAAGGAAGATGTGTGATCGTCTGTATCGACGAGGATGTACATATTGGGAGAGGCGATGTATGGGTGTGGCGGTGTGTTATCCTCTTCTTTCGCACACCGCGTGAGCTTGGTGTAAATCCGCGGATACTACAAAAACGGCGCCGGAATACAACGGTGTCGTTTTTGTACGAGTGTTTTGAAACGTCCGCTGTCACCTTCTCGCAGCTTTGATCAAACGTACCATCCCTTCGGATGAATTTCAGCGGGGATCCTCTCCGTTACCGTTCCATCAGGGTGAAATAACAGGTGTCATCACCCTTTCCCATACAGGAGATTTCGGTGGCTATGTATTTCCCCTTGCCGTACGCCCAGTCGGCGATATACGTCATAACACCGGCATAGACCGAGCACATGGGGCGGTCGGATGTGTAGTTCTCACACAGAAGACAGTCGAAGCAGTCGAAA
This is a stretch of genomic DNA from Candidatus Zymogenaceae bacterium. It encodes these proteins:
- a CDS encoding response regulator produces the protein MPTWEIGKIGDIAPITVLLIESDQSYARLIKEIISGISEKRGNIFELKQAESMEEGIVLLKNDTIDVVLLELQLPDSEGLFTFLKVHHAEPDVPVVVLSSLEDDETAVLAVKEGAQDYLYKAVVTPGVLVRSVRHAVERKRARDQYNRSMEEIEELLDKRTEQLVLTQQKLDRLEESQRRLSSELGKVLSEVRSMKKD